AGCGCCTTCGCATTCCTGGAAAACTCTCCCGGATCGTACGATGCAATCATCGCCGAACAGGAGATCAACCATCTGACGAAAGAGGAGATCCTGGTCTTCCTGAATCTCTGTAGGAAGAGCCTCGCGGAGGGCGGGACCTTGATGGTCCATTCGCTGAACGGCGCGAACCCGATCACCGGTTCGGAGGCCCTCGCCCAGAACTTCGACCATTACAACACGTTCACCGAATACAGCCTGCGGCAGATTCTCGACTATTCAGGATTCGTCGAGGTGAACGTCTTCCCGTTGAACCTCTATGTTTTTTACGGCAATCCGCTCAATTATGTCGCGCTTCTGGCGGACAGGATCAACACGCTGATCTTTCGAATCAACTTTATCCTTTATGGGAAACACAACCGGATCTTCACCAAGAAGATCGCCGCGGTCGGTAAAAAGAAAGACGCAGCCCGATGATCGATTCCTCGCTACACATCTGGGACAACTGGCGCCGCCACCTCGACACGAAACCGGACAGCGAGGCGATCGTCCATTGGGTTACCGACGGAAACCATCGCCGATGGACCTGGAGAGCGCTCTTCGGCGCCGCCGCCCGGTTCGCCGACCGGATGCGGGAGGAAGGGGTCCGGAAAGGGGATATTTGCGCGCTGATCATCCGGCACCATCCGGATTTCTACCCCGTGTACATGGGGATCAGCCTCATGGGGGCGATCCCTTCGATCCTGGCCTATCCCAACCCCCGGCTGCACCCCGATAAATTCCGTCAAGGCCTGGAGGGCATGGCCCATCACTCCGGGCTGGACTGGATCTTCACGGAGCGCGCGCTCGAAGAGACCATCCGGCCGCTCGTCGGCAAGGAAACGACCACGATCCGGGGACTTCTCTTCCCGATGGAGTGGGAGAGCGGGACCCGGGAAGAGTGCAAGGAGCTTGGATCGAAGCTGCAGCTCGTTCATCGGATCGCTCCCGACGAACCGTGCCTCCTGCAGCATTCCTCCGGCACGACGGGCCTGCAGAAAGCCGTCGTCCTTTCCCACCGGGCGGTTCTCGGTCACCTGTTCCGGTACGGGACATCGATTCGGTTGGAGGACGGGGACAAGATCATCAGTTGGCTTCCCCTCTACCACGACATGGGATTGATCGCCGCCTTCCAGCTCCCGTTGGCCTGGGGGATCCCCCTGGTGCAAATGGATCCGTTCGAATGGGTCCAGGCCCCCGCGATGTTCCTATCGGCCGTCTCCCGAGAACAGGGGACGCTGGCATGGCTCCCGAATTTCGCCTACAACCTCATGGCGGACCGCGTCCACGACGAGGATCTTGCGAACCTCCGTCTCGAGTCGCTCCGGATGGTCATCAATTGCAGCGAACCGGTGCGGCACGACAGCCATGAAAAGTTCGTTCGCCGGCTCGGTCCGTACGGAATGAGGGAGGATGCGCTCGCGGTCTGTTACGCCATGGCCGAGACGACCTTCGCCGCGACGCAGACTGCGCCCGGAAAGAGCGCCAACGTGGTTTGCGTATCCCGGAAGGCGCTCGCCCAGGGGCGGTTCCAACCGATCCCGGCCGGCACTCCGGAGGAGACGAAGCGATGCGTCTCCGCGGGCAGGTCGATCGACGGCTGCGAGCTGAAGGTCGTCGACGAGCAGGGGGACGAACTGCCGGACGGCCACGTTGGTGAGATCGCCATCCGGTCCGTCTCGCTCTTCGA
The sequence above is drawn from the Candidatus Deferrimicrobium borealis genome and encodes:
- a CDS encoding class I SAM-dependent methyltransferase produces the protein MEKVKSGTGLTATIEPFDSFWEAPQNVEKGFDSFGKFYRNNYLKHLPQNRDANILVISCGYGYFVHLLKAVGYSAVSGIDSDPEKVRIATGKGLNCTVESAFAFLENSPGSYDAIIAEQEINHLTKEEILVFLNLCRKSLAEGGTLMVHSLNGANPITGSEALAQNFDHYNTFTEYSLRQILDYSGFVEVNVFPLNLYVFYGNPLNYVALLADRINTLIFRINFILYGKHNRIFTKKIAAVGKKKDAAR
- a CDS encoding AMP-binding protein; its protein translation is MIDSSLHIWDNWRRHLDTKPDSEAIVHWVTDGNHRRWTWRALFGAAARFADRMREEGVRKGDICALIIRHHPDFYPVYMGISLMGAIPSILAYPNPRLHPDKFRQGLEGMAHHSGLDWIFTERALEETIRPLVGKETTTIRGLLFPMEWESGTREECKELGSKLQLVHRIAPDEPCLLQHSSGTTGLQKAVVLSHRAVLGHLFRYGTSIRLEDGDKIISWLPLYHDMGLIAAFQLPLAWGIPLVQMDPFEWVQAPAMFLSAVSREQGTLAWLPNFAYNLMADRVHDEDLANLRLESLRMVINCSEPVRHDSHEKFVRRLGPYGMREDALAVCYAMAETTFAATQTAPGKSANVVCVSRKALAQGRFQPIPAGTPEETKRCVSAGRSIDGCELKVVDEQGDELPDGHVGEIAIRSVSLFEGYRNQPGKTAEVLKDGWYFSGDYGARYEGEYYILGRKKDIIIVAGNNISPEDVEDAVNEVSGVNPGRVVAFGMEDPSSGTEQVCVIAETEETTEKGLKVLRRAIGEAGIRIDVAISRVYLVPPRWLIKSSAGKLSRKANRQRILESNPASMPLAPR